Proteins from a genomic interval of Cryptococcus neoformans var. grubii H99 chromosome 8, complete sequence:
- a CDS encoding solute carrier family 45, member 1/2/4, with protein MTGGAFFAPAADNDEEYEMGPVGEIHAVQWIGTAGVKGPKWARLPLLTVGMLGIQCVWSIEMGYASPYLLELGLSKSFMSLVFMAGPLSGLIVQPLVGIFADRSRSPLGRRRPFMLAGCLICVSAMMLLGWSREVASIFGGGQWLAIVLAVWAIYCIDFSINAVMSTDRALVVDTLPPREQEEGSAWAGRMFGFGSVAGFFVGNLDLAPVLPFLGKTQLQILSFLTSTVLMVTHSFTSWAVSERVLLRDDRPQSKSSLKSNLKSIWENMFSLPPGIRTVCIVQFFASLGWFPILFFTTVWVSEIYKSSVPSDGIDPATFDSRAVRSGARALLLQALVNIITSIGMPFLVAESGVQPSESVNGYEPIEGSASRGIGSGIANGDGNGPQANLGTPPNSASWKRAREDLENGTVFRRLFHSVQEMVNNVKKGEWGIPIKGLTLVRVWWISQFIFAAAMAGSWFVKSVGGAYVIIATTGFCWALSQWAPYSLLGELILIDGSIQRNQSINLPRTRGRRNSSDAQSRPSSALFDAEESSHSIIPPSNTNLPRASTPLHSRHASRTSLALERGNRDSRDRTRPSSPSSNLDRPAKFDREKFMSHKSNLSLEGEGLSPLVIQGDTPVEPAFGSTVILRHSDEMSRSEGGHDEYEMGQVRGDSSSTHHSPRASGDYDLNGAKGTADKAGVILGIHNVFLVLPQFIVTVLSSVIFWLMEPSKSLPTHHPGSVPVPDTNTTVAIGAIANSSVLEDTASATIEVAGQVVKRAAELVSREGVDVDVSSPDAVGLIFRIGGVSAAVGGWICWRLARDWARGQGI; from the exons ATGACAGGAGGAGCATTTTTTGCCCCCGCAGCCGACAATGACGAGGAGTACGAGATGGGGCCGGTTGGCGAAATCCATGCGGTTCAGTGGATTGGGACAGCTGGTGTCAAAGGACCGAAATGGGCAAGATTACCGCTGTTGACAGTCGGCATGCTGGGTATACAG TGCGTGTGGTCAATAGAAATGGGCTATGCCTCCCCCTACCTTCTTGAATTAGGCCTCTCCAAATCATTCATGTCACTGGTCTTCATGGCCGGTCCCCTATCCGGACTCATTGTGCAACCACTAGTCGGCATCTTCGCCGACCGATCCCGCTCGCCTCTTGGTAGAAGGCGACCTTTTATGCTCGCAGGCTGCTTGATTTGCGTCTCTGCCATGATGCTTCTCGGCTGGTCTCGCGAAGTCGCATCTATCTTTGGCGGAGGCCAGTGGCTGGCTATAGTGCTCGCAGTTTGGGCAATCTATTGTATAGATTTCAGCATTAATGCCGTTATGAGTACGGATAGGGCTCTAGTGGTTGACACGCTTCCGCCGAGAgagcaagaggaagggagtgCATGGGCAGGTAGGATGTTTGGGTTTGGAAGCGTAGCGGGATTCTTTGT TGGAAATCTTGACTTGGCGCCGGTATTGCCCTTCTTGGGCAAAACTCAACTGCAAATATTATCGTTTCTTACAAGCACAGTCCTGATGGTCACGCATTCGTTTACGTCATGGGCTGTCTCTGAGCGCGTATTACTTCGCGATGA TCGGCCACAATCGAAGAGTAGCTTAAAGTCCAACCTCAAATCCATCTGGGAGAACAtgttctcccttcctcccggTATCCGCACTGTCTGCATCGTTCAATTCTTTGCTTC TCTCGGTTGGttccccatcctcttcttcaccacgGTATGGGTTTCCGAAATCTACAAATCCTCTGTCCCCTCTGACGGCATCGACCCCGCCACATTCGACTCCAGAGCCGTCCGTTCTGGTGCGAGAGCTTTACTCCTTCAGGCATTAGTCAACATTATCACTAGCATCGGCATGCCATTCCTAGTTGCCGAATCGGGCGTACAGCCGAGTGAAAGTGTGAATGGGTACGAACCTATCGAAGGAAGCGCAAGTCGTGGCATTGGTTCCGGGATCGCAAACGGTGACGGGAACGGCCCCCAAGCAAATTTAGGAACGCCTCCAAATTCTGCATCCTGGAAAAGAGCGCGTGAGGATCTCGAGAATGGGACGGTTTTCCGTCGGTTATTCCATTCTGTGCAGGAGATGGTGAATAATGTTAAAAAGGGTGAATGGGGAATACCTATAAAGGGCTTGACATTAGTCAGGGTTTGGTGGATTTCGCAATTTATTTTTGCGGCTGCTATGGCAGGAAGCTG GTTTGTGAAGAGTGTGGGTGGTGCATATGTTATTATCGCTACAACGGGATTCTGCTGGGCATTATCACAGT GGGCCCCGTACTCTCTG TTAGGAGAACTCATTCTCATCGACGGTAGTATACAACGCAACCAGTCTATCAACCTGCCCCGAACGCGGGGACGCAGGAATTCCAGCGATGCTCAATCTCGACCATCTTCTGCCCTCTTTGACGCTGAAGAATCATCTCATTCTATCATCCCGCCATCGAACACCAACCTTCCACGAGCCAGCACACCTCTTCACTCTCGACACGCTTCTCGTACTTCATTAGCCCTTGAACGAGGTAATCGAGATTCTCGAGATCGAACGCGCCCTTCCAGCCCTAGCTCTAATCTCGATCGCCCTGCAAAATTTGATCGGGAAAAGTTTATGTCTCACAAATCCAATCTGTCgttggaaggagaaggattgTCTCCGTTGGTTATACAGGGTGACACCCCTGTTGAGCCTGCTTTCGGGTCGACTGTGATCTTGCGTCATTCGGACGAAATGTCAAGGTCAGAGGGTGGACATGACGAGTACGAGATGGGACAAGTAAGAGGGGACTCGTCCTCGACGCACCATAGTCCGAGAGCGTCGGGCGATTATGATTTGAATGGTGCGAAAGGCACAGCTGATAAAGCTGGTG TGATCTTGGGTATACACAACGTCTTCCTTGTCTTGCCCCAATTTATCGTCACAGTCCTCAGTTCTGTCATCTTCTGGCTTATGGAACCTTCCAAATCTCTCCCTACGCATCACCCAGGTTCTGTCCCCGTTCCCGACACTAATACTACCGTCGCCATCGGCGCCATTGCGAATTCCTCCGTTCTTGAAGACACTGCTTCAGCTACGATTGAAGTTGCAGGCCAAGTCGTCAAGCGGGCAGCAGAGCTTGTCAGTAGGGAAGGtgtggatgtggatgttTCGTCGCCAGATGCGGTGGGGTTGATCTTTAGGATAGGCGGGGTGAGTGCGGCTGTTGGAGGATGGATATGTTGGAGGCTGGCAAGGGATTGGGCAAGAGGTCAGGGGATATAG
- a CDS encoding ribonucleoprotein-associated protein — protein MSAQPNPKAFPLANAQLTNQILDLIQQAQHYKQLKKGANEATKTLNRGICEFIVMTADVEPIEIVLHLPLLCEDKNVPYVFLPSKTALGRACGVSRPVIAASVTTNEARELNAQIQAVKNEIEKLLI, from the exons ATGTCTGCTCAACCCAACCCCAAGGCTTTCCCTTTGGCCAACGCCCAGCTCACCAACCAG ATCCTCGACTTGATCCAGCAGGCTCAGCACTACAAGCAGCTCAAGAAGGG TGCCAACGAAGCCACCAAGACCCTTAACCGAGGTATCTGCGAGTTCATTGTCATGACCGCCGATGTCGAGCCTATTGAGATtgtcctccaccttccccttctctgTGAGGACAAGAACGTCCCCTACGTCTTTTTGCCTTCCAAGACTGCTCTCGGTAGGGCTTGCGGTGTTTCCAGGCCTGTTATCGCTGCCAGTGTTACTACCAACGAGGCTAGGGAGTTGAACGCACAGATCCAGGCTGTCAAG AACGAGATTGAGAAGCTCCTCATTTAA
- a CDS encoding alanine transaminase, whose protein sequence is MPRLSNVYCPKSLLQRQITQIRSFSQTMSPFKPALTLDTINPAVQAVHYAVRGELAIKADKYVQVLADMTHKPLPFEKVVTANIGNPQQQGLDQVPLTYWRQVISLLEYPDLMQKHEQLTKQIYPGDVIERARELHSEIGSVGAYTHSKGVLGIRKRVAKFIEERDGYPANPENIFLTSGASAGVASILGVALRRGDGCMIPIPQYPLYTATLAYLESEPLPYYLSEADGWSMNHDSLLKSVEEGKKKGVPIKALVIINPGNPTGACLSQEAMEAVVHLCYEEGIVLLADEVYQTNVFDPNHRPFISFKKVLMSMPKEIRESVELVSFHSISKGVSGECGRRGGYFECVNIDKEVMEQVYKMASVTLCPPVSGQIGVDLMVSPPKPGDESYPLWKEETDLIQNNLKSRSYLMAEHFNKMEGVSCNNAEGAMYLFPRINIPPKAVEAAKKLGKEPDVMYALDLLDATGICAVAGSGFGQEPGTFHLRVTALCPDTAEFIGRFQKFNKEFMEKYA, encoded by the exons ATGCCCAGACTTAGTAACGTCTATTGTCCCAAGTCACTCTTACAGCGCCAGATCACCCAAATCAGGTCATTTAGTCAGACTATGTCACCTTTCAAACCAGCGCTTACTCTTGATACCATCAACCCCGCGGTTCAGGCTGTTCACTATGCTGTCCGAGGCGAGCTCGCGATCAAGGCCGACAAGTATGTCCAAGTCCTTGCCGATATGACTCATAAGCCTTTGCCATTCGAAAAGGTTGTCACTGCCAACATCGGTAATCCCCAACAACAAGGGCTTGATCAAGTCCCTCTCACTTATTGGCGACAAGTTATTTCCTTGTTGGAATATCCCGATTTGATGCAGAAGCATGAGCAGTTGACCAAACAGATTTACCCTGGAGACGTGATTGAGCGAGCGAGGGAGTTACATAGCGAGATTGGAAGTGTGGGCGCGTATACTCATTCCAAGGGTGTGTTGGGTATCAGAAAGAGAGTCGCCAAATTTATTGAAG AACGCGACGGTTACCCGGCGAACCCTGAAAacatcttcctcaccaGCGGTGCTTCTGCCGGTGTTGCCTCGATCCTTGGTGTCGCCCTCCGTAGAGGTGATGGCTGCATGATCCCCATCCCCCAATATCCCCTCTACACCGCCACCCTCGCTTACCTCGAGTCTGAGCCTCTGCCGTATTACCTTTCTGAAGCGGACGGCTGGTCGATGAACCACGATTCTTTGCTCAAGAGtgtggaggaaggcaagaagaaaggtgTCCCCATCAAGGCGCTTGTGATCATCAACCCTGGAAACCCTACCGGCGCATGTTTGAGCCAAGAGGCGATGGAAGCGGTTGTGCATCTCTGTTATGAGGAAGGTATCGTCCTCCTCGCAGACGAAGTTTACCAGACAAACGTCTTTGACCCCAATCACCGACCGttcatttccttcaaaaAGGTTTTGATGAGTATGCCCAAGGAGATAAGGGAAAGTGTGGAACTGGTGTCTTTCCACTCGATCTCAAAAGGTGTTAGTGGAGAgtgtggaaggagagggggaTACTTTGAGTGTGTCAACATTGACAAGGAGGTGATGGAACAGGTTTACAAGATGGCGAGTGTCACTTTATGTCCTCCCGTCTCAGGTCAG ATTGGTGTCGACCTCATGGTCTCCCCTCCAAAACCTGGAGACGAATCTTACCCCttatggaaagaagaaaccgACCTGATCCAGAACAATCTCAAATCCCGATCATATCTCATGGCTGAGCATTTCAACAAAATGGAGGGTGTTTCTTGCAACAATGCGGAGGGAGCCATGTATTTGTTCCCGAGGATTAATATCCCTCCCAAAGCTGTAGAAGCGGCGAAGAAGTTGGGTAAGGAACCGGATGTGATGTATGCTTTGGATCTTCTTG ATGCGACTGGTATCTGTGCGGTGGCAGGCAGCGGTTTCGGCCAAGAACCTGGGACGTTCCATCTGCGAGTGACTGCCCTGTGTCCCGATACTGCTGAGTTTATAGGTCGATTCCAAAAATTCAACAAGGAATTTATGGAAAAGTATGCCTAA
- a CDS encoding alanine transaminase, variant, giving the protein MSPFKPALTLDTINPAVQAVHYAVRGELAIKADKYVQVLADMTHKPLPFEKVVTANIGNPQQQGLDQVPLTYWRQVISLLEYPDLMQKHEQLTKQIYPGDVIERARELHSEIGSVGAYTHSKGVLGIRKRVAKFIEERDGYPANPENIFLTSGASAGVASILGVALRRGDGCMIPIPQYPLYTATLAYLESEPLPYYLSEADGWSMNHDSLLKSVEEGKKKGVPIKALVIINPGNPTGACLSQEAMEAVVHLCYEEGIVLLADEVYQTNVFDPNHRPFISFKKVLMSMPKEIRESVELVSFHSISKGVSGECGRRGGYFECVNIDKEVMEQVYKMASVTLCPPVSGQIGVDLMVSPPKPGDESYPLWKEETDLIQNNLKSRSYLMAEHFNKMEGVSCNNAEGAMYLFPRINIPPKAVEAAKKLGKEPDVMYALDLLDATGICAVAGSGFGQEPGTFHLRVTALCPDTAEFIGRFQKFNKEFMEKYA; this is encoded by the exons ATGTCACCTTTCAAACCAGCGCTTACTCTTGATACCATCAACCCCGCGGTTCAGGCTGTTCACTATGCTGTCCGAGGCGAGCTCGCGATCAAGGCCGACAAGTATGTCCAAGTCCTTGCCGATATGACTCATAAGCCTTTGCCATTCGAAAAGGTTGTCACTGCCAACATCGGTAATCCCCAACAACAAGGGCTTGATCAAGTCCCTCTCACTTATTGGCGACAAGTTATTTCCTTGTTGGAATATCCCGATTTGATGCAGAAGCATGAGCAGTTGACCAAACAGATTTACCCTGGAGACGTGATTGAGCGAGCGAGGGAGTTACATAGCGAGATTGGAAGTGTGGGCGCGTATACTCATTCCAAGGGTGTGTTGGGTATCAGAAAGAGAGTCGCCAAATTTATTGAAG AACGCGACGGTTACCCGGCGAACCCTGAAAacatcttcctcaccaGCGGTGCTTCTGCCGGTGTTGCCTCGATCCTTGGTGTCGCCCTCCGTAGAGGTGATGGCTGCATGATCCCCATCCCCCAATATCCCCTCTACACCGCCACCCTCGCTTACCTCGAGTCTGAGCCTCTGCCGTATTACCTTTCTGAAGCGGACGGCTGGTCGATGAACCACGATTCTTTGCTCAAGAGtgtggaggaaggcaagaagaaaggtgTCCCCATCAAGGCGCTTGTGATCATCAACCCTGGAAACCCTACCGGCGCATGTTTGAGCCAAGAGGCGATGGAAGCGGTTGTGCATCTCTGTTATGAGGAAGGTATCGTCCTCCTCGCAGACGAAGTTTACCAGACAAACGTCTTTGACCCCAATCACCGACCGttcatttccttcaaaaAGGTTTTGATGAGTATGCCCAAGGAGATAAGGGAAAGTGTGGAACTGGTGTCTTTCCACTCGATCTCAAAAGGTGTTAGTGGAGAgtgtggaaggagagggggaTACTTTGAGTGTGTCAACATTGACAAGGAGGTGATGGAACAGGTTTACAAGATGGCGAGTGTCACTTTATGTCCTCCCGTCTCAGGTCAG ATTGGTGTCGACCTCATGGTCTCCCCTCCAAAACCTGGAGACGAATCTTACCCCttatggaaagaagaaaccgACCTGATCCAGAACAATCTCAAATCCCGATCATATCTCATGGCTGAGCATTTCAACAAAATGGAGGGTGTTTCTTGCAACAATGCGGAGGGAGCCATGTATTTGTTCCCGAGGATTAATATCCCTCCCAAAGCTGTAGAAGCGGCGAAGAAGTTGGGTAAGGAACCGGATGTGATGTATGCTTTGGATCTTCTTG ATGCGACTGGTATCTGTGCGGTGGCAGGCAGCGGTTTCGGCCAAGAACCTGGGACGTTCCATCTGCGAGTGACTGCCCTGTGTCCCGATACTGCTGAGTTTATAGGTCGATTCCAAAAATTCAACAAGGAATTTATGGAAAAGTATGCCTAA